In the Molothrus ater isolate BHLD 08-10-18 breed brown headed cowbird chromosome 26, BPBGC_Mater_1.1, whole genome shotgun sequence genome, one interval contains:
- the MBD3 gene encoding methyl-CpG-binding domain protein 3 isoform X2, translated as MERKSPSGKKFRSKPQLARYLGSSMDLGTFDFRTGKMLMNKMNKNRQRMRYDCSNQAKGKPDLNTALPVRQTASIFKQPVTKITNHPSNKVKSDPQKAVDQPRQLFWEKKLSGLNAFDIAEELVKTMDLPKGLQGVGPGCTDETLLSAIASALHTSTMPITGQLSAAVEKNPGVWLNTSQPLCKAFMVTDEDIRKQEELVQQVRKRLEEALMADMLAHVEEIARDGEPPSEKEGAEEEGEEEEEEEEQDHDQEMENV; from the exons ATGGAGCGGAAGAG CCCCAGTGGGAAGAAGTTCCGCAGCAAGCCGCAGCTGGCGCGGTAcctgggcagctccatggaCCTGGGCACCTTCGACTTCCGCACGGGGAAGATGCTGATGAACAAAATGAACAAGAACAGGCAGAGGATGCGCTACGACTGCTCCAACCAGGCCAAA GGCAAGCCTGATTtgaacacagccctgcctgtgagACAGACAGCCTCTATCTTCAAACAGCCTGTCACCAAGATCACAAACCACCCCAGCAACAAGGTGAAGAGTGACCCCCAGAAAGCTGTGGACCAGCCCAGGCAG CTCTTCTGGGAGAAGAAGTTGAGTGGCCTGAATGCCTTTGACATTGCAGAGGAGCTGGTGAAGACAATGGACCTTCCCAAAGGGCTGCAAG GGGTTGGCCCTGGCTGCACAGATGAgactctgctctctgccatcGCCAGTGCCCTGCACACCAGCACCATGCCCATCACtgggcagctctctgcagctgtggagaAGAACCCTGGGGTCTGGCTCAACACCTCCCAGCCTCTCTGCAAAGCCTTCATGGTGACAGATGAAGATATCAG gaagcaggaggagctggtgcagCAGGTGAGGAAGAGGCTGGAGGAGGCCCTGATGGCTGACATGCTGGCCCACGTGGAGGAGattgccagggatggggagcctCCCTCGGAGAaagaaggagcagaggaggaaggagaagaagaagaggaggaggaggagcaggaccATGACCAGGAGATGGAAAATGTATAG
- the MBD3 gene encoding methyl-CpG-binding domain protein 3 isoform X1: MERKSAFPLGQASPGRDRTLSHFSPSGKKFRSKPQLARYLGSSMDLGTFDFRTGKMLMNKMNKNRQRMRYDCSNQAKGKPDLNTALPVRQTASIFKQPVTKITNHPSNKVKSDPQKAVDQPRQLFWEKKLSGLNAFDIAEELVKTMDLPKGLQGVGPGCTDETLLSAIASALHTSTMPITGQLSAAVEKNPGVWLNTSQPLCKAFMVTDEDIRKQEELVQQVRKRLEEALMADMLAHVEEIARDGEPPSEKEGAEEEGEEEEEEEEQDHDQEMENV; this comes from the exons ATGGAGCGGAAGAG tgcttttcctTTGGGCCAAGCTTCCCCAGGAAGAGACAGGACTCTCAGTCATTTCAG CCCCAGTGGGAAGAAGTTCCGCAGCAAGCCGCAGCTGGCGCGGTAcctgggcagctccatggaCCTGGGCACCTTCGACTTCCGCACGGGGAAGATGCTGATGAACAAAATGAACAAGAACAGGCAGAGGATGCGCTACGACTGCTCCAACCAGGCCAAA GGCAAGCCTGATTtgaacacagccctgcctgtgagACAGACAGCCTCTATCTTCAAACAGCCTGTCACCAAGATCACAAACCACCCCAGCAACAAGGTGAAGAGTGACCCCCAGAAAGCTGTGGACCAGCCCAGGCAG CTCTTCTGGGAGAAGAAGTTGAGTGGCCTGAATGCCTTTGACATTGCAGAGGAGCTGGTGAAGACAATGGACCTTCCCAAAGGGCTGCAAG GGGTTGGCCCTGGCTGCACAGATGAgactctgctctctgccatcGCCAGTGCCCTGCACACCAGCACCATGCCCATCACtgggcagctctctgcagctgtggagaAGAACCCTGGGGTCTGGCTCAACACCTCCCAGCCTCTCTGCAAAGCCTTCATGGTGACAGATGAAGATATCAG gaagcaggaggagctggtgcagCAGGTGAGGAAGAGGCTGGAGGAGGCCCTGATGGCTGACATGCTGGCCCACGTGGAGGAGattgccagggatggggagcctCCCTCGGAGAaagaaggagcagaggaggaaggagaagaagaagaggaggaggaggagcaggaccATGACCAGGAGATGGAAAATGTATAG
- the MBD3 gene encoding methyl-CpG-binding domain protein 3 isoform X3 gives MDLGTFDFRTGKMLMNKMNKNRQRMRYDCSNQAKGKPDLNTALPVRQTASIFKQPVTKITNHPSNKVKSDPQKAVDQPRQLFWEKKLSGLNAFDIAEELVKTMDLPKGLQGVGPGCTDETLLSAIASALHTSTMPITGQLSAAVEKNPGVWLNTSQPLCKAFMVTDEDIRKQEELVQQVRKRLEEALMADMLAHVEEIARDGEPPSEKEGAEEEGEEEEEEEEQDHDQEMENV, from the exons atggaCCTGGGCACCTTCGACTTCCGCACGGGGAAGATGCTGATGAACAAAATGAACAAGAACAGGCAGAGGATGCGCTACGACTGCTCCAACCAGGCCAAA GGCAAGCCTGATTtgaacacagccctgcctgtgagACAGACAGCCTCTATCTTCAAACAGCCTGTCACCAAGATCACAAACCACCCCAGCAACAAGGTGAAGAGTGACCCCCAGAAAGCTGTGGACCAGCCCAGGCAG CTCTTCTGGGAGAAGAAGTTGAGTGGCCTGAATGCCTTTGACATTGCAGAGGAGCTGGTGAAGACAATGGACCTTCCCAAAGGGCTGCAAG GGGTTGGCCCTGGCTGCACAGATGAgactctgctctctgccatcGCCAGTGCCCTGCACACCAGCACCATGCCCATCACtgggcagctctctgcagctgtggagaAGAACCCTGGGGTCTGGCTCAACACCTCCCAGCCTCTCTGCAAAGCCTTCATGGTGACAGATGAAGATATCAG gaagcaggaggagctggtgcagCAGGTGAGGAAGAGGCTGGAGGAGGCCCTGATGGCTGACATGCTGGCCCACGTGGAGGAGattgccagggatggggagcctCCCTCGGAGAaagaaggagcagaggaggaaggagaagaagaagaggaggaggaggagcaggaccATGACCAGGAGATGGAAAATGTATAG